The following coding sequences lie in one Arachis ipaensis cultivar K30076 chromosome B05, Araip1.1, whole genome shotgun sequence genomic window:
- the LOC107641828 gene encoding F-box/LRR-repeat protein At3g48880-like, with protein sequence MKKKCVESNNSDARNINDVLYYKLLVNIFMALNVVELATVSKVCKTWRKARSDPKLWHKLDLSVLCNKPFNVPRMLGSWKYSSERLTKVLRGILAQSEVRHIRCFVFNYYAYLKDEHLLLVARRTPNLKMLVLPAICNLSKEAIEHAISLWVGLESITITRMINHKNIFPAIGKYCKGITGLKFTIGFEMDHARALIQHTPNLKFLSLQSIIVSFRALHSVLENLKHLEIVNLCHSLIIDKPDTSNRVILYTSHQLQHHQ encoded by the exons ATGAAGAAAAAGTGTGTGGAATCCAATAACAGCGATGCTAGAAACATCAATGATGTTCTATATTACAAGTTGTTGGTGAATATTTTCATGGCCCTTAATGTTGTAGAGCTTGCAACAGTATCAAAAGTGTGTAAAACTTGGCGGAAAGCTCGTAGTGACCCTAAACTTTGGCATAAGCTTGACCTTAGTGTACTTTGTAATAAGCCTTTTAACGTACCCAGGATGCTAGGATCTTGGAAATATTCAAGTGAAAGACTGACTAAAGTCTTGAGGGGAATCTTAGCTCAGAGCGAAGTAAGGCACATTCGCTGTTTTGTGTTCAATTACTATGCTTACTTAAAGGACGAACACTTGCTCCTTGTTGCTAGAAG GACTCCAAATCTAAAAATGTTAGTTCTACCTGCCATATGCAACTTATCAAAAGAAGCAATTGAACATGCAATTAGTTTATGGGTAGGACTTGAATCTATCACAATTACCCGCATGATCAATCATAAGAATATTTTTCCTGCAATTGGCAAATACTGCAAAGGAATCACCGGTCTGAAATTCACTATTGGCTTCGAGATGGATCATGCTAGAGCCTTGATCCAACACACCCCAAATCTCAAGTTCTTGAGCCTTCAATCCATAATAGTGAGCTTTAGAGCATTGCACAGTGTGCTTGAAAACTTGAAGCATTTGGAGATTGTCAACCTCTGCCATAGTCTCATCATAGACAAGCCTGACACATCAAACCGGGTTATTTTGTACACTTCTCACCAATTGCAACATCATCAATAG
- the LOC107643524 gene encoding uncharacterized protein LOC107643524 yields the protein MAMFSSGGAFSSFVKIFSRSRDTIQAVTNFAKQNTLPILMQEQMIAHFHMKYRTDIEGLQQQEIMFTFGKARVPIIKFLEKKSGLAFDVRNGGKWELSSGSQRQPQVPLLCSGNTTAIFFTITNKFTSLMLKVLYTLHHQIQFLAASTPGDLS from the exons ATGGCGATGTTCTCCTCCGGCGGCGCGTTCTCCTCCTTCGTCAAGATTTTCTCCAGATCT AGAGACACAATTCAAGCTGTGACAAATTTTGCCAAACAGAATACATTGCCTATTCTCATGCAAGAACAGATGATTGCACATTTTCATATGAAGTACAGAACTGATATAGAAGGGTTGCAGCAGCAAGAGATCATGTTTACATTTGGAAAGGCTCGTGTACCAATTATTAAATTTCTTGAAAAGAAAAGTGGGCTTGCATTTGATGTAAG AAATGGAGGGAAGTGGGAACTGTCTTCAGGTTCTCAGCGACAACCACAAGTGCCTCTTTTGTGCTCAGGAAACACTACTGCAATCTTCTTTACCATTACGAACAAGTTCACTTCTTTAATGTTAAAGGTCCTCTATACTCTCCATCATCAG ATTCAGTTTCTGGCAGCAAGCACTCCTGGAGATCTGAGCTAG